The Naumovozyma dairenensis CBS 421 chromosome 2, complete genome genome segment AGAACCATTGCTGCTTTATCTGAACAAGGGTTCTTACcagaaatatttggataCATTGACCGCAAAGGTAGACCACTTGTTGGAATTATAGTTATATCAACTTTTGGTCTAATTGCCTTCATTGCAGCATCTAAAAAGCAAGGTGAAGTGTTTGCTTGGTTGATGGCGCTATCTGGgttatcatcattgttCACATGGGGTGGTATTTGTCTTTGTCACATCCGTTTCAGAATGGCCTTGAAAGCTCAAGGTAGATCTACAAATGAATTACCATTTGTATCGCCTGCTGGTATTATAGGTTCATCATGGGGGTTATTTATGCTATTATTAATGTTCATTGCTCAATTCTATGTTGCTTTGTTTCCACCTGGTTCAAAACCCAGCGCTGAGGTTTTTTTCGAATCTTATTTATCATTCCCAATTGTTTTAGCCTTCTATTTCGGCCATAAAATTTACAAGAAAAACtggaaattatttattaaagcAGAAGATATGGATATTGATACAGGTAGAAGAGAAACTGATTTGGAACTAttaaaacaagaaattgaagaagaaaaagcaATCTTGGCAACGAAAGGTTGGTGGTACAGACAATATCAATTCTGGTGTTGAAGttttacatacatatacaaTTTGCTTCgcatttattttcattttagtatttaattgattcaaattttttaaaagaaaaacatttACCTATTTATACTCATTTTCTATAGCTATTTATTTCTCTTGATTCAGTACGTAGTAACTACAAATAGATCCATATAAATCACATCGatggatatatatatattgtcGGAATTATAATGTATCTGGCACATAGTGTACAACCACGTGGTTTCGTACAACACAACatatattttctatataagGAAAGTTTTATTCCATATGTAAagtgtataatatatattactcCCCTGTTCTAGGACAGGGAGGAGCAATTCTGTTAAGAATCTACCTATAAGGTCTGGTCCTGCAGTCTAATCTGCATCCAATATATGGTTTAATATGTTCTATCTGTTACCAGGAAATATACCTcgaatatatatatcctaCAAGAAGTGATTCCTACAAGAAGTGATTCCTACATGATTTAAAAAAGTTTCATGATCATTACGAAGAAGACCAACTTGTCGCTACTGAATTTCCTCGCAGTTCGAAAAAGGAGTCTCATTCTATATTTACTTCAGGCCCTCCATTTGTGTAACAATATCTGTATTTGTTGATAATATGATATCGTTAAGGTTCAATATATTCGTTTAAAAAAATCAGAAAATCCTAAANNNNNNNNNNNNNNNNNNNNTTCCCAACTCGTCCATTTTTTGCTTGGAAAATAGTATTTTGAATTAGTCATTCAcgttttttcttttttttcttaatcTCTTAAACTGTTTCTTAATTGAAGTTTGAGAGGAAACAAAGNtttaaaaaaatttattctAAATATAGTACTTATTCACTTACCGTTTTAGTCTGAATTTTGTTTCACATATGTGTTGAATACTCAGCgactttttatttttatttttagaaCATAGTGCTTTCTATAGAGAAATTTTGATCCGATTTACTATATTTGGTAACGTAGACTAATTATGTTCCTGCTATGACGTATGAAAGATCAAACAGGAATACCAATAATGATGACGTTGAAAATATGTGGGACAGCTACTACAAGCGATGTCCTGTGATAGATAATGATGTAAAGGATGCAACCATGGGTGacgaagaaaaaagaagtGATGCGGAAGATGAATATGAGGGGATGACTTTTACAAGGCCCATATACATTTCGCAGTCTAGTCGTAATAGCTTTGCCGATAGagataagaaatcaaagCCATCAATACCCGTAAATaagattggaaaaatatcaaaacCCTTTAAACAGTATGTTAATTCTGAAGCTCCTATAGGAGGTTCAGGGATTGATGACCattcaattaaaaaagaaagaatgaaaaaaagGAAGACCAAAGTTTCACGAAAAACAGAGAAAGTGGAGTCTTTGCAAAAGggtaatttttttgaatatggAGATCCTGTGCAGGGATACAAATTTTTAGGTTCGAGAGATGATtatgataaatttcaaaaactaCAGAAAGATAAAAAAGATACCAATTTAACTGATGATACGATTACATTAAAGAATGATGATTCTGAGGAAACTTTAATTTTGGACTATTGGAATGTCACTCCTAATCAACTAAACGATTCTTCAGTTATAAAGACACCGATTATACTGGAGAAAATATCGGAAAATAATCTGGCTTTAGTGGcagaaaagaaactaaCAAAGGCAAACATTGAATACTTTTATAACGAGAGCTCTAAGTTACTAGGGAGAGATTTAGGTATCTTATTGAAATGGGAACGTGTTAAATGGCATCCAGACAAActtataaataatatgaaGGGAAAAGTAGCCGTAGATGATGCCTTGTTAAAGAAAGTAACgcaattgtttcaaattatcaatgaaTTGTGGGAAAAGTCGATATAGTAGGCTTTTCGATAGCAAGGGCGTTCGGgtatggaaaattttttctttttgataAGATGGGGCTCAACACTGTGCGTTACGCAAGGGCCCATCATACACCTTAATAACTTTAAACTAGGAATTGATAGTAATTACGTATGGATATAtcataaatataataatcgGACAAACGTGTAACATCACTGTGACATCGGCATTCTTCGGAAATATACATAAACCTCTTAAGGCTGAATGAAAAGAGGTATATTCTCAGAAATAAGGTTTGGATTTACACCCTTGCACTATTACACAATCAGCCTTAATGTTccttttttctcttctgCCACTATGTCTGTCACCTTACCGAAGGAAAGTTCTTCCGGTTTCCATCGGTTTTGTTAAAAccttatatatatgtttgtCTTAACAGAGAACGGCTATTTCCTAAAAGAGTCAAAAAGATAATTACCTTTCCCAATTAGGGAAAGTAATGAAGATCTAGAGCCTCGAGGAATCTTGCACCCACACCTCCGAATTTCCGTTTCGGGTAATTCCGAGAATTTGAAACTACAACAAAcgaaattttttcaaagccAACGGATCGGGATTACGTACCTTCGCGTAATATAAAAGCGGCAACCATTTTTACCTGATTCGGGCAAACGTTTTACATTTAGCGTCCCGCATTGTTTACCGTATGTACCTGTTGCTGCTTttcttatatttataataaacatattctcttcttctttttgcCACTCTTAAAATATAACTTCTTTCTTCTCAATTATCTTAGCAATTGCAAGAATATCAAGTAATAgttacattttttatttcactATTCgaaatcaattaaaagCAGAAAGTTCTTTATAGAATTACTCTAGTCACTCCTTTCTTACccaaaataatttttacAACACCTTTTTAAGAAAAAGTGTTTTCATTCCTTCtaagaatttttttattattactattattactataaCCAACTTTTAAGTCTTTCCTTAAACAACAAGTTTTATTTACCTCGAGCAAATATGAAGTTATCATCAAGTTTATTAGTTTTAACCGCTTCCTCGGTGGTCTTTTCCGCTCCAGCTGCTCATCATAATCACCACGAAAAACGTGCCATGATTACCGTTACTGAATACGTCGACGAAAATGGTGCCGTTGTCATCCCAGTGGGTGATAAATATGTTAAACAAACATCTACTTTAGTTGCTGCAGTCCAAAATGCTCAACCAACAACTCAAGCCGCCGCCGCTGTTCCAACCACCACTACTACTCCAGCTAAGGAAACCACTACCTTAGCTCAAGCTGCTGAGACCCAAGCTgcttcctcttcttccaCTTCTTCTACATCTGGTTTCCAAGATGGTACCATTAAATGTTCAGATTTCCCATCTGATCAAGGTGCTGTCTCTATCAATTGGATCGGTTTGAATGGTTGGACTTCTATCATGAACATGGACGGGCAAACTTCCACCACCTGTGAAGATGGTATGTACTGTTCCTACGCTTGTGCTCCAGGTATGTCCAAGACTCAATGGCCAGCTGACCAACCAGCTGATGGTAAATCTGTCGGTGGGTTATACTGTAAGGACGGTTATTTGTACCGTTCTAACACAGATTATTCCTCCCTATGTGTTGCTGGTGTTGACACCGCTATTGCAGTTAACCAAATCTCTCAATCTATTGCTATGTGTAGAACTGATTACCCGGGTTCTGAAAACATGGTTATTCCGACTGTCGTCGATGCTGGTTCTTCTCAACCAATCTCTGTCGTCGATGAAGATACTTACTACACATGGCAAGGTAAGAAGACTTCCACTCAATATTACGTCAATAATGCTGGTGTCTCAATGGAAGATGGTTGTGTCTGGGGTACTGATGGTTCCGCTGTCGGTAACTGGGCTCCTGTCGTCTTAGGTGCTGGTTCCACTGGTGGTATTTCTTACTTGTCTATTATCCCAAATCCAAACAATAAAACTCCTCCAAATTATAATGTCAAGATCGTTGCGAGTGAAGGTTCCACTGTTGTTGGTTCTTGTTCTTATGAAAACGGTGTTTATTCAGGTTCCGGTTCAGATGGTTGTACCGTCTCCGTTACTTCCGGTACTGCCCAATTCGTTTTCTATTAGATAATAGATCTTCTTTGGTCATTATCGAGACCATCTtaaattttgtatttttatttcacCACTATTTGCCACTCGTTTACAAcgaaagaatattatttttgttgttgttaacTCGCACTAACTATTATACCACATTTTTATTACGTTTTCCATTTTATTGTTCGTTCAATCTTTATTCGCATTATTGCATGTGACCAATTATACCTCATTTACCATCATATTACATACCGAACTAAAACTATGAATTTATTCAGGCAAGTTTCTAGTTATTGTACTTTacagaaaaagaaaagaaaaaaaccATTGCATTGCTTCATTGatagatatattttattatttacaaatatatataaaatgaagtaattctttaaattccaattttattctattatcattataatcataaaataattttttatatttatgCATCTAAAAAAATGCAATGgattaacattattataaacCACGCTTTGTccataaatatatatcaattcctttttattatttgtaaatTTAGATGCACCCTAAGCTGCTGATCACGAATTTCCTTACTATTGTGTGTTCGAGATCGTTTCTTATAAACTTCTTGGAAGCATCGTAACTATAAATACGAGACAAAAGGAGTTCCCTTCGAAAATTTATACGTATGCGGTGTTATAAAAGCTAAATACCAATTATAACCACCGCTATATTGAACAGGGataatttgataaatcttTGAACCTATTTGTATCGTTTTATTTCATAATTACTCTCATTAGTATCGTTATAATCTATAATTACATAGTCTAGAAAGATGACACGTAGTTCACTGCATGATATAAAATTTATACGTACAAGGACGTATCTTTATACGGTATGCTCTATTAAATCTATAAAAATGATTCGTTCTATCAGTAGCTGTATTCAGTTTAGACTTTGGCATGTTgagattcttcttctggtGGTGGGATAAATGCACCAGCAAGAGCTAAAGCGGGTTCATCAATACAATGATGAGAATATGACAAAACACCAATCCCACCGGCATCCAATAAGAAATTTGgattatcaattaaatgTCTATATTTATCCAATTTAACATATGGGACAGATTCATCGTGATAAGATTCaacatctttcaattcCCAATCAGCTTCACATTTCTTTTCCACACCTAATTTAAACCAAAGCGCAGCAAAATAACGTAAAGCATGGCCATGAGCGAAAACCATGATATCAGATGGAATACCTTCTTCCATATGCTTTCTATGTAAGTTTTGAATTCTAGCAATAGCTCTAGATAATCTTAATCCAAATTCTTGAGTAGTTTCACCATTTTCACAACCATCTCTCCAAATATTCCATGATCTTTCTTGATCTAATCCTCTTGATTTCCTcaattcaacaatttcagGAGTCAATAAACCTTCATAATCACCATACTCCCATTCTCTAATATCTTCATCCACAACGACTTTAATCTTGGAACGTTGTTCATCAGTCAATGGTCTCAAGACCAAATCAATGGTTTGTCTAGCACGAGTTCTTGGGGaagtaaaaatataagTGATATGGTTAGGATCAATGAATCGATTGTTACTGAAAATTGATTCACCAGTTCTAACCATTTGTCTTTCACCGAATGGTGTCAATGGAATATCCGTAGAACCAGTATATTGACCGGATTTGGACCATTCTGTTTGGCCATGTCTAACAATGATACATCTTGGAGTTGGGGCACccattgtttctttatttctttattgcAACTGTTGTATTGTTGTCGAATACGCAAAAATCAGTGCTTCCTCTTACTTCTTCAACCAGTAGACTGACTTCCAAATAAATCTCAATTCACTTGATGACTGAAAATTTTCATGATAACCTCCGGAAATAAAAGCGGTCTTAAATCCTTTTTAACGCCTATCTCCGTCACCACCATCAGCCAAAATCCATGAAAATGTACCATCCAATATAATAACTTACTGGGACAACGTTAGTGATATAATAGTTTCAGTATAGTTGAGAGTCTCAGATATTCCACGggatattgaaattgtcTTACCATAAAGTATTGAGTTTTAACCACTAAGAGAAAGCCATGGTTTACGACCCATTTCATATGTTATTAAAAGTATTTTGCTTTCTTAAGAAATcgatatcatcattatgagaattgaaaataatatcctTTCATTACATCTCATTCTTTTctgtatttatttatttgccACATCGTGTTTATATCTCAAAAACAATACTCTATTAAACTTTAAAGGGTAAGTCGAGAAAGTTTACGTAACGTTACGCGAAAAAGCtggaaatataattatagCGATACGTAACATGAAAGAAGGTATAAGCAAGCTATATACATATTCTTAAAAAACCAGAAAGCATATACAGAGAATCTCccaaaaaaatagaaagtGACAGCGATACAATGAAACAATGATATCATGTGTCTCCACTCAAGATCGAACTAAATGGCTTACAATGATCCTTATAACAACAATTTTCCTcttatttcaatatcttaCGCGATCGATAGACCCACGTGGATTCTCCCCTATTAGGATACCTAATACCAATACTGAAGATCACGATGCTGTGTTGAAAGTACGAGCTTTCAATAATAAGCATGCAAGTTTGAAAATACCGTTTTTAGATCCTATTAATACTTATTGGCATCTCGGTGGATCCATCCAAGTGCGAAATACTGAATCAGTCACATTCGTTGCTGACGTAGCGTATGAGAGaaatgacgatgatgatgtcaGCGATGATTGGGACTTTGGGAGGATTATATCGAATGGGATTGGTGATAATctaattgatgattttgaaacgATATTCCAGTTCAAGACTTCTCTATTCGATAGTGCGAAGAAAAGAGATGATAAGGGAATTAATGGGGTAAGTTTTGTTATCTCAGCCGAGAATAAATTCATGACAATGAAACAGAATGTACAATCATCGTATggaaaacaacaatatcTTTTGAATTCTGGAGGTgttaattttgataattttgaaatgaTGGGGTTTCCTAATAATTTACCTGGATTAGCGATTGTTCTTTCAGAACAAACTTTAGAAGGTAACGAGGAGAAACAAATACCGTGTATGGATATATTTGTTAATACCGATCCTAAGGAAGATTATTTTGCCGGAACGGAGAGTACCTCGaggaaattaaattacGACAGTCCCATTACATTGGACATTCAATCGTTTGATACTGAGAATACAATTCAGTTAAGAGTAATATACATGGAAAGTatagatttattgaaattagataTTTGCTATGAAAGTGGAGGAGAAGACTGGATAAACCTCTTTGAaggaattattgaaaaacttcctaaaaataaaaaaactaATGAAAGATATGTTGGAGTTAGCGCTGTGAAATCACGCCAAAGAAATGGGAACTTTAAACTACTTAACATCAAGACATCAGAATTCCATATTGatgagaataataataatgagcTTATACCGAAGGAACAAGCTAAACTgtttattgaaagaatatatagGATGAAATTACCTAGCCGCTCTACAtttccaaatattcaaaagaatACTGAGAATGGCGCTATCATATCAATTATTGGGAAGTTCCTGCATTTAATTTGGAAATGGATTGAATATATCTCAATTATCATAATCATATATTTGGTAACTGTTTATGTTAGAGTGACGAAGAGACATTTGCGACgaaaaaatagaagaaaatcTGTTGGGTTATTGCCCATGTAacacaatttttttttcgagttaatgaaactttatttatttcataCTAACTGGGTGTGTGTGACTCTATACAGCCTACAATACTTATATCTTTAACGCATGTGACATTTTTATAGATAATAACGAATATTAAAACTTATATGGAGGTTATTAATGTACATATATAACGTAATATATATGACTATTATATGCCGgtaaaaaaaacaacacCCAACAATGCAATTCTGTCAAGTTTTAATGCTTGCATCATGGCAAAACTACTATTTCTTTGCAATGGCATCTACCTCAAAGAATTCTCAGTATTGCTATTACTGCCACCAGCCATATTATTAACCGATGAAGGTCTTGCCCTTTCTAAGATACTTGCAGATGGGATAGGAATGGTACTTGTATTTGTCTCCACAGTTCTTGCGCAGGATAGAATAGTTGGTCTAGTCGATTGAATGGATTTGATATCTGATGAAAACattgaagattttattgatgaagagcagaatgaaaataaaggGGCTGTACTAGCGCCATCGTCATCTGGATCCGGGAATTTAATGGGATCGTTATCCCATGATATTCCTCCTTTGGACAtcttttcatcaattgTATTCGTAACGGACAATATACTTGTATTCTTCGGTAGTGTTTCAGcagtatatttattattattatggtGAGTACCATTAGTAGCATCATGATAGGTTTTGTTATTGATAATACTTGTATGattactactactataAATTGGTgtattttcaattggatATAATGGTTTCAGCGATGAGTTTATGGTTGTAACATCAGACACATTAGATAGATTAGAAAGAGTAACAATATCAGACGTGGAGTCAGAGTGGGTATCTCTGGCATGTGATTGAGATTTACTATTACGAGGCCGTTGATCTTTAAATGGTTTGACATTAGGATACTGATGCTTAGCgtctattatttttttatccTTCATAGTAATTCCTTTGGGCTGTAAGTATGGAATCGATTggttttccttttcagcGGTACCATCTATCaatttattcttatttttactCTTACCATTACCACTATCCCTACTACTACTCGTACTGGTTCTAgcactattattatttcgaATAGAGATTCCATTGACAGAAGAATGTTTTGTATTAGTCGGTTGCATAATTTTCTTAACCCATATAGAAAGCTTCTTTTTCTTACCTTGGAACCCATTCGGCGTAGCTGGTGAGGCATTCACATTTGAGacagtattattattattattattattattattattattattattattattattgttcgCCATATTATGGATTGTTGTGACATGATTGTTTTGACTAGTAGTATTGCGATTGCCAGTCATGACTAGTTTTTTATGAgtttttttatctttgGAATTCAGACAAAAGATGTATTGTTTATTGTTTTGGTTCTGGTTTTAATCCCATATGATTTCTGAATATAAGCACACGCAGGGGGAATTTTCCGATTGGTTGTGGTAAGCTTTAGTATAGCTATACACCATCAAGGCATTGTTCGAGAGGCATTAATTCTGTTTAACCTTTATGCTATTAATAACAAGAATGGCGTTACCCGCACAACACTTACATCAATAACGATGAGCAATCTTCTCATCGCAAGTTGTTTAAGCAATCAGTTGCGTATGAACTTACCGTCTGAATAGAGAATAACTAGACTATTACTTTTGTGATTAAGTAGATACTTAGTCGGTACTTTTTTAAAcataatcataattttttgttatatgttatatattacttaagttatacttttttttgttttaatgttgaaaacaaaacatTAGGAATTGAAGGGTAAATAAAGATTAAAGCAAAGAAATGAGGTGACTAAAATGGCCATTGAAATGAAGAAtaaattgatgatgaagttagtattgaaattgaaaaaccATTGTCTTTCGTCTTGTTTTTTAATAtcgttttcatttttttgaattataataGATATTTGGGAAACTGGAGACGAAGAAGGAGATAAGGGTGTATATGCATTGTCACCTGAAAATCCAGGTAGTTAATCTGAAGCAGCAATTGGCGTGGACTCAGTGAAAGTGGTATTGGCGTCGTCAGTTGCTGTACTCTCGGTACTACTTGCTGTTGTTGGGATAGTCTTAGTAGTAGATAcagattttaatttatctaaaGTCAAGCTACCAATTTCCACGCCTGTCGATACAATAGCTCTTGGAACGCTGTCAGATTTATGTAAATTAGATTCATAAGAGTCTGAAACGGTCTTATAGGTTTCTTTAGCAGAATCATAAGTCGGTTTCATAATAGAAtccaatttttcataaGCCTTGTCCTTGGTTTGGGTAATATAATTTGAGTTAGTGACTCTGGATTGTAAATCTTCTCTTAACGATCTCGTAGTGTTAGATAATTCTGCTAAATGTGGTAAAGAAGCAATAGTTTTTTTTCCGTCAGATTTACCagttatatttttaattgattcttCTGGAGtttcattgtttttcttgGAGATGTTTAAATGTAAAGGTTTAATCACAAATTCATGTAATATAATGTTTGAAATATTAGCAAAATAATCCACGATGAACCAAAGAATCCATACACCTACATGGTTGGAATGATTCTTATAAGTCTTTAAAAAGGAATCGATACCTTCTCTAAAGACTAGTAAGTTGATTAATTGATCGATGGACATCAAAAACATTAATACTTTATTGATCCCCTTTTTAATTACAGGAGGCGCTGATGCATCCATTTTAGATTCCATACTACCCAAGACACTGGAAGCTTTGGAAATTAATGGAGTAGATTGGAACTTCGTTAGGAACTTAGATATAGTTGGATATCTATGTAGTTGAGTATAGACTGAAGAGTCATACTTGATAATCTCGATTTTGTTGTCTTGTGAGTTATCTGTCATCGTAGTTATTGTGCTTTGCATTAGTTTGTTAGACTACTTAGTTATCTTGCAAAggtattgaaaaagaagtGAGGAGAAAGgcaataatataaaatattaagcttcaattctttat includes the following:
- the NDAI0B05230 gene encoding uncharacterized protein (similar to Saccharomyces cerevisiae YKR041W; ancestral locus Anc_1.243), which gives rise to MTYERSNRNTNNDDVENMWDSYYKRCPVIDNDVKDATMGDEEKRSDAEDEYEGMTFTRPIYISQSSRNSFADRDKKSKPSIPVNKIGKISKPFKQYVNSEAPIGGSGIDDHSIKKERMKKRKTKVSRKTEKVESLQKGNFFEYGDPVQGYKFLGSRDDYDKFQKLQKDKKDTNLTDDTITLKNDDSEETLILDYWNVTPNQLNDSSVIKTPIILEKISENNLALVAEKKLTKANIEYFYNESSKLLGRDLGILLKWERVKWHPDKLINNMKGKVAVDDALLKKVTQLFQIINELWEKSI
- the UTH1 gene encoding SUN family protein UTH1 (similar to Saccharomyces cerevisiae NCA3 (YJL116C) and UTH1 (YKR042W); ancestral locus Anc_1.241) → MKLSSSLLVLTASSVVFSAPAAHHNHHEKRAMITVTEYVDENGAVVIPVGDKYVKQTSTLVAAVQNAQPTTQAAAAVPTTTTTPAKETTTLAQAAETQAASSSSTSSTSGFQDGTIKCSDFPSDQGAVSINWIGLNGWTSIMNMDGQTSTTCEDGMYCSYACAPGMSKTQWPADQPADGKSVGGLYCKDGYLYRSNTDYSSLCVAGVDTAIAVNQISQSIAMCRTDYPGSENMVIPTVVDAGSSQPISVVDEDTYYTWQGKKTSTQYYVNNAGVSMEDGCVWGTDGSAVGNWAPVVLGAGSTGGISYLSIIPNPNNKTPPNYNVKIVASEGSTVVGSCSYENGVYSGSGSDGCTVSVTSGTAQFVFY
- the SHB17 gene encoding sedoheptulose-bisphosphatase (similar to Saccharomyces cerevisiae YKR043C; ancestral locus Anc_1.240), whose translation is MGAPTPRCIIVRHGQTEWSKSGQYTGSTDIPLTPFGERQMVRTGESIFSNNRFIDPNHITYIFTSPRTRARQTIDLVLRPLTDEQRSKIKVVVDEDIREWEYGDYEGLLTPEIVELRKSRGLDQERSWNIWRDGCENGETTQEFGLRLSRAIARIQNLHRKHMEEGIPSDIMVFAHGHALRYFAALWFKLGVEKKCEADWELKDVESYHDESVPYVKLDKYRHLIDNPNFLLDAGGIGVLSYSHHCIDEPALALAGAFIPPPEEESQHAKV
- the UIP5 gene encoding Uip5p (similar to Saccharomyces cerevisiae UIP5 (YKR044W); ancestral locus Anc_1.239), producing MISCVSTQDRTKWLTMILITTIFLLFQYLTRSIDPRGFSPIRIPNTNTEDHDAVLKVRAFNNKHASLKIPFLDPINTYWHLGGSIQVRNTESVTFVADVAYERNDDDDVSDDWDFGRIISNGIGDNLIDDFETIFQFKTSLFDSAKKRDDKGINGVSFVISAENKFMTMKQNVQSSYGKQQYLLNSGGVNFDNFEMMGFPNNLPGLAIVLSEQTLEGNEEKQIPCMDIFVNTDPKEDYFAGTESTSRKLNYDSPITLDIQSFDTENTIQLRVIYMESIDLLKLDICYESGGEDWINLFEGIIEKLPKNKKTNERYVGVSAVKSRQRNGNFKLLNIKTSEFHIDENNNNELIPKEQAKLFIERIYRMKLPSRSTFPNIQKNTENGAIISIIGKFLHLIWKWIEYISIIIIIYLVTVYVRVTKRHLRRKNRRKSVGLLPM
- the NDAI0B05270 gene encoding uncharacterized protein (similar to Saccharomyces cerevisiae YKR045C; ancestral locus Anc_1.237), which translates into the protein MTGNRNTTSQNNHVTTIHNMANNNNNNNNNNNNNNNNNTVSNVNASPATPNGFQGKKKKLSIWVKKIMQPTNTKHSSVNGISIRNNNSARTSTSSSRDSGNGKSKNKNKLIDGTAEKENQSIPYLQPKGITMKDKKIIDAKHQYPNVKPFKDQRPRNSKSQSHARDTHSDSTSDIVTLSNLSNVSDVTTINSSLKPLYPIENTPIYSSSNHTSIINNKTYHDATNGTHHNNNKYTAETLPKNTSILSVTNTIDEKMSKGGISWDNDPIKFPDPDDDGASTAPLFSFCSSSIKSSMFSSDIKSIQSTRPTILSCARTVETNTSTIPIPSASILERARPSSVNNMAGGSNSNTENSLR
- the PLN1 gene encoding Pln1p (similar to Saccharomyces cerevisiae PET10 (YKR046C); ancestral locus Anc_1.236); its protein translation is MQSTITTMTDNSQDNKIEIIKYDSSVYTQLHRYPTISKFLTKFQSTPLISKASSVLGSMESKMDASAPPVIKKGINKVLMFLMSIDQLINLLVFREGIDSFLKTYKNHSNHVGVWILWFIVDYFANISNIILHEFVIKPLHLNISKKNNETPEESIKNITGKSDGKKTIASLPHLAELSNTTRSLREDLQSRVTNSNYITQTKDKAYEKLDSIMKPTYDSAKETYKTVSDSYESNLHKSDSVPRAIVSTGVEIGSLTLDKLKSVSTTKTIPTTASSTESTATDDANTTFTESTPIAASD